In Nitrospirota bacterium, the DNA window TGGCATTTTCAAAGGGAGAAGAGTAGGTCAGGACATTCTGGTCCGAGAAGATTTCAATTTTCTCGCAGGCATCGATCTTTTCTTTGAGCGCCGGACCGAACGTTCGATAATAGTCAGAATCGTACGCCAGGGCGTCAATATAGATTGACATTTCTTCGGGACGTATTCGGGAAAGATGCGGGTGTTCGATGACTTTAAGTTTTCGATTAAATAGCTCAAGCCGAATCCGAAACTGGTTCAACCTGAAGCTGGTGGACTGGATCAGGATTACCAGGTCACCGGCAGAAAGCCGGTCAATCGCTTCTAAAATCTCTTCGGGGGAAACCTGGTCGAAATTGATCAGGACCGCGTCTGGAAGGGCCTGGGTATAAGCATGAGCAATCTGAATGGCAAGCGGGGACTGTTCGTCGAATACCAGAAGAGCCTGTTGTGCCGAGGTGTGCCCGATGGCCAGAGAGACCAGATCTCGAATATGATTGACAGCGCAGTCCGGCAAATAACAGGTTACCTTTTCCAGAATTCGGGCGAGAAATTGTCGACTGTCACCGCATCCCGTCTCGCCGCCGCCGCAGACTTTAACAATTCCCCCTCTTCCCGCGAGAGGACACCCTTTTTGAGGCCTTCTTCAATGACCGATTCTTCGGAACCCGGGTGGAGAAGCCGTTTATGAAGTGCCGAGGATATCTTTCGTTCAGGAACTTCGGCCGCCACGATCTTTTCAAGAGCAAATTCAAGTCGTCCGATGGAATCTTCCGGAGACTTCGGAATATAGATTCCCTGAGTCAGCCGGTCTCTCATCGAGCTCGGCCTCAGAAGAATTCTCGCGATTTGGTGGCCCAGTTCGTCTACGGGCATTTTAAAAGGCCTTCCGTCCGGAAAGAGGATCAGTTTTAAAAGAGAGGCGATCCAACGGCTCGGAAAATTCTTAATGACTTCAAAAAAGCGCTGTTGGATTTGATGGAGCGAATATTCGAGGCTCCAAAAGACCAAAGGGAGATCTTCTTCGCGGCGCCCGTCGTCCTCATATCGTTTTAGAATGGCAGAAGCGATATAGAGGTAGCTTAATATATCCCCAAGCCGGGCTGACAGCTTTTCGCGAAATTTCAGTGATCCTCCCAAAATGAGCATGGAGAGGTCAGCGGTCAGGGCGAACCCCGCGCTGGTTCGAGTCAGCATCTGGTAATAACGGCTAACCGGTCCGCTGACCGGAACTTTCACGAATCGAGCGCCGGTTAATCCCATGAATAAAGCCCGGGCAGCGTTTGAAAGTGTAAATCGAATATGACTGAAAAAAAGCCGGTCAAAATTGTTACAGGCCCGTTTTGGATCCGGATCCTGAGTCGACTCCAGTTCTTTCAAGATAAAAGGGTGGCAGCGGATTGCCCCTTGTCCGAAGATAATCAGGTTTCGGGTCAGAATATTGGCCCCCTCTACAGTAATGCTGATCGGTATCCCCTGGTAGACCCGCCCCATAAAATTGCGCGGCCCCAGACAAATTCCGCTTCCACCCTGTATATCCATCGCGTCATTGATGACTCTTCGCATCAGCTCGGTGAGGTGGTATTTAATCATGGCAGAAATAACAGATGGTTTTTCTCCCGAATCAACCGCTCCAAGCGTCATGACGCGGGCCGCATCCATGAGATAGGTCATACCGCCAATTCTTGCAAGGGGTTCTTCGATTCCTTCAAAGTGGCCGATGGGGGTCTTAAATTGCTTTCGAATTGCCGCATAAGCACCGGTCGCCCGGGAGGCCAGCTTGCCGGCGCCCGTTGAGAGAGCAGGAAGAGAAATAGCGCGTCCGGCAGCCAGGCACTCCATCAGCATTCGCCATCCCTGGCCTGCGCGTTGAATGCCTCCGACAATAAATTCAACCGGTATAAATACATCTTTTCCGAAATTTGGACCATTCTGAAATGTGAGATTCATGGGAACATGACGGTTCCCGATCGTAATGCCCGGGAGTTGGGTCGGTATAAGGGCGACGGTAATGCCCAGTTCTTCTTTTTCACCGATAAGATGGTCGGGATCATAAAGTTTAAAGGCAAGTCCCAGGAGGGAAGCAATCGGTCCCAGCGTGATATATCTTTTTTCCCAGTTTAACCGGATTCCCAGGACATCTTTTTTTCCTTCGAATTCTCCTCTGCAGAGAATGCCGGAATCGGTGATCGAAGCGGCATCGCTGCCTGCAGTGGTGCTGGTCAGTGCAAAACAGGGAATCTCCGAACCATTTGCGAGGCGCGGAAGGTAATAATTTTTCTGTTCTTCGGTTCCATAGTGGAGGAGTATCTCGGCAGGACCGAGAGAATTGGGAACCATTGTGGTTACACCGACAGACAGACTCCGGCTTGAAATCTTCATGATCACCGAAGAGTGGGCTAATGCAGAGAATTCAAGCCCGCCATATTTCTTTGGAATAATCATTCCGAAGAAGCCCTTTTCTTTCAAAAATTTCCAGACTTCAGGCGGAAGGTCGTGGTACACCTCATTAATTTTCCAGTCGTCAACCAGCTGGCAGAGTTCTTCTACCGGACCATTTAAAAAGGCCTCTTCTTCCGCTGTTAATTTCGGACGGGGAAATGAGAGGAGTTTCTTCCAGTCAGGGCGCCCGCTGAATAGATCAGC includes these proteins:
- a CDS encoding acyl-CoA dehydrogenase, producing the protein MVILATLISGILAFWILAAIGVSGFVWTICLGIAFVFWTIFGSPSSTAEMIFWGLFAAIFIPLNVPFFRKLLISNPLLNLFRRIVPHMSQTEKEALEAGTVWWDADLFSGRPDWKKLLSFPRPKLTAEEEAFLNGPVEELCQLVDDWKINEVYHDLPPEVWKFLKEKGFFGMIIPKKYGGLEFSALAHSSVIMKISSRSLSVGVTTMVPNSLGPAEILLHYGTEEQKNYYLPRLANGSEIPCFALTSTTAGSDAASITDSGILCRGEFEGKKDVLGIRLNWEKRYITLGPIASLLGLAFKLYDPDHLIGEKEELGITVALIPTQLPGITIGNRHVPMNLTFQNGPNFGKDVFIPVEFIVGGIQRAGQGWRMLMECLAAGRAISLPALSTGAGKLASRATGAYAAIRKQFKTPIGHFEGIEEPLARIGGMTYLMDAARVMTLGAVDSGEKPSVISAMIKYHLTELMRRVINDAMDIQGGSGICLGPRNFMGRVYQGIPISITVEGANILTRNLIIFGQGAIRCHPFILKELESTQDPDPKRACNNFDRLFFSHIRFTLSNAARALFMGLTGARFVKVPVSGPVSRYYQMLTRTSAGFALTADLSMLILGGSLKFREKLSARLGDILSYLYIASAILKRYEDDGRREEDLPLVFWSLEYSLHQIQQRFFEVIKNFPSRWIASLLKLILFPDGRPFKMPVDELGHQIARILLRPSSMRDRLTQGIYIPKSPEDSIGRLEFALEKIVAAEVPERKISSALHKRLLHPGSEESVIEEGLKKGVLSREEGELLKSAAAARRDAVTVDNFSPEFWKR